A window of Acidobacteriota bacterium contains these coding sequences:
- a CDS encoding RNA polymerase sigma factor — protein sequence MKESQIISAVQDCLNGKKESFGHIVEVFQNPLFRFCFHLLGSTEDARDALSEVFMKTFSSLARYDQNQPFSGWIYRIAYNHCMDHLRKRKREKAFLQSQRSLSRSRSSFLPRTEAHDLKNLEMERMTRALKKLPARYLSSLLLRYHLDLPYADIARIMNEPISTVRILIFRGKKELRKIMTQERWK from the coding sequence ATGAAAGAATCACAGATCATTTCTGCTGTTCAGGACTGTCTCAATGGAAAGAAAGAATCTTTTGGTCACATCGTGGAGGTCTTTCAGAACCCGCTCTTCCGGTTCTGCTTTCACCTTCTGGGTTCCACAGAGGATGCCAGGGACGCTCTATCGGAGGTCTTCATGAAAACGTTTTCATCCCTCGCGCGCTACGATCAGAATCAACCCTTCTCCGGCTGGATCTATCGGATTGCTTACAACCATTGCATGGATCACCTCAGAAAGAGGAAGCGGGAAAAGGCATTTCTCCAATCCCAGCGCTCTCTTTCCCGTTCTCGCTCTTCGTTCCTGCCGCGCACGGAGGCCCACGACCTGAAGAATTTAGAGATGGAGAGAATGACCCGCGCCTTGAAAAAGCTTCCCGCCAGGTACCTGAGCTCCCTACTTCTTCGATATCACCTTGATCTTCCCTATGCCGACATTGCCCGGATCATGAATGAGCCGATCAGCACCGTTAGAATTCTGATTTTCAGAGGCAAGAAGGAATTAAGGAAAATCATGACTCAAGAAAGATGGAAATGA